From Fusarium oxysporum f. sp. lycopersici 4287 chromosome 10, whole genome shotgun sequence:
GCAATTACGTTGCGTAGTATGAGCGCGGTTTCAAGCAGTACATGGGACTGGGGCGACCCTTGCCATCCACATAGAAACTGGCCGACGGCGACTTTGGTAATTAGATTGCGAAGGTTGATATCAGCGGACTATTCAACCTTGCCGCTTCGAGAAAAGCAATATCTGCGAGCGCCCTGAAAGGTGCTCTTACTATGCCTGGGTATGTAAGCAGTCGCGAGTACCCGAGCCCCACATCTAAGGCAGATCTTCGAATGACGAGAGATGAGATATATGATCATTCGTAACTTAACTACTCTACTCCTATAAGCTCTCGCAGAATTAAGTTGAAATCTCACACTTGGAAGGTCGCTCAATACACGTATCTTTACTTAGACCATACCACGCTGCCAAGCCCCAATGACAACCAAATCAAGCAGATACCGCCCTACCATGCGAGAACTTTGGGTGCCGTTTTCCCCTGAAGACACTATGATCTTCAGGTTCATTCAAAAGATCAACCAAAAATATAACCTAAACATCAGAGTAAGGAACATTTACCACTACATCAATATGCCGCTTTGCATCATGCTGACAATAGATTTCTAGTCCTACTCGGACCTCTACAATTACTCTATCTCAAACTTGGAACAATTCTGGTCCGAGTGCTTCGAGACTGCTGGATTTATACAGTCTGGCTCATATACAAGAAGCATTGACGAAAGCCAGTACATTGATGCTATACCGAGATGGTTCGAAGGCATCACAATTAATTTCGCCGAGAACCTCCTCTTTTCACGAGACGATACCGTTGCCCAAGACGCTAAAGCCACtaaggagaaggagaatggCAAGATAGCTGTCACACAAGTGGGTGAAGGGGGCGTCGACGTTCGACATTTTGACTGGGCTACTCTCCGCCATGATACCTCGTCACTCGCCAGCGCTCTTCAGAACAGAGGCTTGAATAAAGGTGACCGCGTATTTGCAGTTGCATCAAACTCGTACCAGACATTGACCGTATTTCTTGCAACCACTTGGGTAGGGGGTATattctcttcaacttcaccCGACATGGGCATTGAAGGCATACTTCAGAGAGCCAAGCAGATCAGCCCTAAGGTTAGTGAAACCTGAAATCAACATTTAACACCATATTCCTGTTCTATTCTTCATAAATCACAACACAAGATCAAAGGCTCACAACACTTGGTAGCTCGTTTTTATGGACGATAGCACTAGGTACAACGGCAAAGACTTTGATCTCATGTCTAAAGTTAGAAAGATCGTCGCTGAGTTGTCGAAGGAGGCCTCGTTCCAAAACTTGGTATTGCTCCCACGAGGAAAACACCCAGCCTCAATTGATCTGACCTCCAAAATCGAACCCATGGACGAGTTTCTATCTTGCGCAGACGATGGGCCTCCTTCTTTTGAACGTCTTCCGTTTCACTCCCCATGCCTCATATCCTACTCTTCTGGTACTACTGGCGAGCCAAAGTGCATCGTTCATTCAGTAGGTGGACTTCTCATAAACTCCTATAAAGAAGGTATTCTACATGGAGACTTGAGAGCTGATGACGTGGTACTTCAATACACTACAACCGGATGGGTAAGTAAATGTCACCTGATACGATTCAACACTACTCGAGAGGCTGGCTGACTTGAACTTCAGATCATGTACGTCGCCTGTGTGACTGCTCTTCTCCCTGGTGCCCGAACTGTATTGTACGACGGTTCGCCGTTCTTTCCGAATGCGACTTCATTCATCAAACTACTCTCGCAAGAGAAGGTCACCTCCTTCGGAACCAGCCCAAGATGGATGTTTGAAATGCGGAAACTAGGCATCTCACCGCGAGAGATCGCCGATCTTTGTAAAGTGAAGACGGTCACAAGTACTGGCATGGTCTTATCAGATCAGCTTTTCGAATGGTTTTACGATACTGGATTCCCCAGCCACGTGAGACTGGCAAACATGTCTGGTGGAACTGATATAGTATGTGCACAGAGGTTTTCCAAACAGTTTCATGTCTAATTGTCCCAGGCCGGTTGTTTTGCACTGGGAAATCCAATTAGCCCGCTCTATGTTGGCGGCTGTCAAGGTGAGAGCTGATGATTTTCCTTTCGAAAGACCAGAAAAGATTGAGGAATTATGACTAGGTCCCTCTCTTGGAGTCGCCATTGCTATTTACAACGAAGGAACCGAAGGTAAAGCTGAACTAGCTGTCCCAGGAGCAGCCGGGGAACTAGTCGCTTATAAACCCTTCCCCAATGTCCCTGTGTCCTTCTGGAACGATATCTTGCCACAACAATCACCCAAGTCGAAATACTTTTCTTCATATTTCGCCA
This genomic window contains:
- a CDS encoding acetoacetate-CoA ligase, yielding MTTKSSRYRPTMRELWVPFSPEDTMIFRFIQKINQKYNLNIRSYSDLYNYSISNLEQFWSECFETAGFIQSGSYTRSIDESQYIDAIPRWFEGITINFAENLLFSRDDTVAQDAKATKEKENGKIAVTQVGEGGVDVRHFDWATLRHDTSSLASALQNRGLNKGDRVFAVASNSYQTLTVFLATTWVGGIFSSTSPDMGIEGILQRAKQISPKLVFMDDSTRYNGKDFDLMSKVRKIVAELSKEASFQNLVLLPRGKHPASIDLTSKIEPMDEFLSCADDGPPSFERLPFHSPCLISYSSGTTGEPKCIVHSVGGLLINSYKEGILHGDLRADDVVLQYTTTGWIMYVACVTALLPGARTVLYDGSPFFPNATSFIKLLSQEKVTSFGTSPRWMFEMRKLGISPREIADLCKVKTVTSTGMVLSDQLFEWFYDTGFPSHVRLANMSGGTDIAGCFALGNPISPLYVGGCQGPSLGVAIAIYNEGTEGKAELAVPGAAGELVAYKPFPNVPVSFWNDILPQQSPKSKYFSSYFAKYEHVWAHGDFVSIHPITKAVLFHGRSDGVLNPSGIRFGSSEIYSVMERHFSEIMVDSICVGQRRASDSDETVLLFVQMKPGYRLTRELVETIKQTIRKDLSNRHVPKHVFEAPDLPVTATFKKVELPIKHIVSGRKVRPSGTIINPSSLDYFYQFADIENYVMSAKL